From the genome of Gracilinanus agilis isolate LMUSP501 chromosome 2, AgileGrace, whole genome shotgun sequence, one region includes:
- the PYGO1 gene encoding pygopus homolog 1, translating into MSAEQEKDPIALKRVRGGDSGLDGLGGPGVQLGSPDKKKRKTNTQGPSFPPLSEYAPPPNPNADHLVAANPFDDNYNTISYKPLPSSNPYLSPGYPGFGGYGSFRMPPHVPPRMSSPYCGPYSLRNQPHPFPQNPLGIGFNRPHAFNFGPHDNSGFGNPAYNSPLSQNVNMSNQHFRQNPAENFNQIPPQNASQVSNPDLASNFVPGNNPNFSSQLESNHSFIPPPNTFGQTKAPPQKQDFSQGATKNTNQNSSAHPAHLNMDETVNQGNIDLKNVSRNNTVNQESNRSNSTDNANSSHANGTQNKPRQPRVTADGCNSEKSNKTTLHPSRHGHSSSDPVYPCGICTNEVNDDQDAILCEASCQKWFHRICTGMTETAYGLLTAEASAVWGCDTCMAEKDVQLMRTRETFVPPAVGSDG; encoded by the exons GTGGTGACAGTGGACTGGATGGGTTAGGAGGACCAGGTGTACAACTTGGAAGCCCAGATAAGAAAAAGCGAAAAACAAATACCCAG ggGCCTTCTTTTCCTCCACTGTCTGAATATGCCCCACCACCGAATCCAAATGCTGACCATCTAGTAGCAGCTAATCCATTTGATGACAACTATAATACTATTTCCTACAAGCCTTTGCCTTCATCAAACCCATATCTTAGCCCTGGTTACCCTGGATTTGGAGGCTACGGCTCATTCAGAATGCCACCTCATGTACCCCCAAGAATGTCATCCCCCTACTGTGGTCCTTACTCACTTAGGAACCAGCCACATCCATTCCCTCAGAATCCTTTAGGCATTGGTTTTAATCGACCTCATGCTTTTAACTTTGGGCCACATGATAATTCAGGTTTTGGAAATCCAGCATATAATAGTCCACTAAGTCAGAATGTTAACATGTCTAATCAACATTTTAGACAAAATCCTGCCGAAAACTTCAATCAGATTCCTCCACAGAATGCCAGCCAAGTATCTAATCCAGACTTGGCATCCAATTTTGTCCCTGGAAATAATCCAAATTTTTCTTCCCAATTAGAATCAAATCATTCATTTATCCCTCCACCAAACACTTTTGGTCAAACAAAAGCACCCCCACAAAAACAAGACTTTAGTCAAGGAGCAACCAAAAACACTAATCAGAATTCCTCTGCCCACCCCGCTCATCTCAATATGGATGAAACTGTAAACCAGGGTAATATTGACTTGAAAAATGTTAGTCGAAACAATACAGTAAATCAAGAAAGCAACCGTTCCAACAGCACTGATAATGCAAACAGCAGCCATGCGAATGGAACTCAGAATAAGCCCCGTCAACCCAGAGTTACAGCTGATGGGTGTAATTCTGAAAAGAGCAACAAAACCACCCTCCACCCAAGTCGGCACGGCCATTCATCTTCAGACCCAGTATATCCTTGTGGCATTTGCACAAATGAAGTGAATGATGATCAGGATGCCATCTTATGTGAGGCCTCATGCCAGAAATGGTTCCATCGGATCTGTACAGGGATGACTGAAACTGCTTATGGCCTCCTGACTGCAGAAGCTTCAGCAGTATGGGGTTGTGATACCTGCATGGCTGAAAAAGATGTCCAGCTAATGCGCACTAGAGAAACTTTTGTACCACCTGCAGTGGGTTCTGATGGgtaa